The Orcinus orca chromosome 20, mOrcOrc1.1, whole genome shotgun sequence region GTAGGCTCCCGGGTGGGCAGATGGGCTGGCAGCCTTGACTGCTTCTTCTTGGCCCCCAGGTGTACGATGTTCCTCCATCGGTGAGCAAAGACGTGCCCGACGGCCCACTGCTGCGTGAGGAGACCTATGACGTGCCCCCCGCCTTCGCCAAGGCCAAGCCCTTTGACCCGACCCGCCACCCGCTGGTGCTCGCCGCACCCCCTCCGGACTCGCCACCAGCTGAGGACGTGTATGACGTGCCGCCCCCGGCTCCTGACCTCTACGACGTGCCCCCCGGTTTGCGGCGGCCTGGCCCGGGCACCCTCTACGACGTGCCCCGAGAGCGGGTCCTTCCTCCCGAGGCAGCCAACGGCAGCGTGGCCGACGACGGTGTGTACGCGGTGCCCCCCCCTGCCGAGCGAGAGGCCCCGGCCGACACCAAGCGCCTGTCAGCCTCCAGCACGGGCAGCACACGCAGCAGCCAGTCGGCCTCCTCCCTGGAGGCAGCGGTGCCGGGCCGTGAGCCCCTGGAGCTGGAGGTGGCCGTGGAGGCCCTGGCACGGCTACAGCAGGGCGTGAGCGCCACCGTGGCCCACCTCTTGGACCTGGCAGGCAGTGCGGGCGGGTGTGGGGGCTGGCGCAgcacctctgagcctcaggagCCTCCGGCGCAGGACCTGCGGGCTGCCGTGGCCGCCGTCCACGGGGCCGTCCACGAGCTGCTGGAGTTTGCCCGCAGCGCCGTGGGCAATGCCGCCCACACTTCCGACCGCACGCTGCATGCCAAGCTTAGCCGGCAACTGCAGAAGATGGAGGACGTGTACCAGACGCTGGTGGCCCACGGTCAGGCCCTTGACAGTAGCCGGGGAGGCCTGGGGGCCACTCCCGAAGACCTGGACCGCCTGGTGGCCTGCTCGCGGGCTGTGCCCGAGGATGTCAAGCAGCTGGCCTCCTTCTTGCATGGCAACGCCTCGCTGCTCTTCAGACGGACCAAGGCCTCTGTCCCAGGGCCTGAGGGGGGTGGCCCCCTGCACCTCAACCCCATCGACAAGGCCAGCAGCATCCAGTCCCggcccctgccctcaccccccaAGTTCACCTCCCAGGACTCGCCTGATGGGCAGTACGAGAACAGTGAGGGAGGCTGGATGGAGGATTACGACTACGTCCACCTGCAGGTGGGTGCCCGCTCTGCCCAGGTTCCCTGGGCCCCTGGGGAAGTCCCCTGGTCCTCTCGGGGCTCTGACTTTGCCACCCTGTCGTGGGCACCCTGATTCCCCCCCACAGAGGGCTCCTGTGGCCAAAGGAAGGTGTGGTCCCCAGCAAGACCTTGCTGAGTCCCTGTGCCCTCCTCACTTGGACCTTCCAGGCCATAGGGGTCCCTGGAATCCCATCCTCAGCCTGTCTCAGGCCTTTGGACCCATGTGGCCCTGACATCAGGGATCCTGCAGTGCCAGCCAGGGAGGGCCCCTGAACACCTGCAAGGTCTGGGCCTCTCGTGGCCAGGGCAGAGGTTAGGGATTTGGAGAGGTGAATTCCGAAGTACAAGCAAAGACAGAGATAGTAGCAGGTGTGGGGAAAACAAGCAAGGTGATCGataggtggggtggggtgggcctctgggcagaggccagggtgcCAGCCGATTGGGCATCCCGGTGAGTGGCATTCCGGGCTGAGAGCCAGCAGGTGCCAAGGCCCAGCGGTCAGGGATGGGTGGGCAGACCCTGTATGCCGAGGGGAGGGGCCTGGATGTGATTCCTGCCATGGGAGCTGGGGCAGGGAAGATTGACATGGCCGTGTGGAGTGTGCCTAGCCCCATCCTGGGGTCAGGAGGTGAAGGAGGCCCGGGAGAGCCGCTTCCTCCGGAAGCTGCCCCCACCCTGGGCCTGAGGCCACAGCGGGAGCCTGGGTGCGGCTGCAGCGCCACCTGGTGGCCGCTGGTCTCATTGCACCCCGCTGGGCCTCTGGGGGCTTCCGGCTCAGCCGCATCCTTGTGTCTACCCTCCAGGGgaaggaagagtttgagaagaccCAGAAGGAGTTGCTGGAAAAGGGCAACATAATGCGGCAGGGGAAGGGCCAGCTGGAACTGCAGCAGGTGAGGACACTCAGGttccccagcctctcccagcACAGGCGTCCCTAAGAATCTGTCGCCTAAGCTGAGCCTCCCAGGGCCCTCCCTGCTCAGCCCGTCCCTACTCAAGTGCATGACGGTCTCCGTGTGTTCGTTGGATTTATGTTTAGGTTATTAGCAGAGTAATCACAGTTAGGTATCTCAGCGCACACAGAAAAGTGTGAAGACAGAAAAGAAGCCATTCACCCTCAGGGGTGGTCACCGTGCTCTGGGGCTGGTTTCCGGTCTTGCTCCTGCCTCGGAAGGGGCCTCTGTCCGTGTTTGAGATGCTACTTTGTGAACAGTTATGTCTGCTTTTATCGCAAGGTGTTTCCATGGCATTAAATATTCGTCATAAGTTGTTTTTAACGTCAGCCTATGTCTATTATGGTTGAATGTTTACGTTGTACCCAGTTTttcttattgtaaataatgctactgtgtTTATCTAAGGACAttggattttcttcatattttggtttgtttccataGAGTaggagagggattttttttttttaatttatttatttacttatttttggctgcactgggtcttcgttgctgcacacgggctctctctagttgcagcgaacgggggctacccttggttgcggtgcgcgggcttctcattgcggtggcctctcttgttgcggagtacgggctctaggcgcgtgggctttagtagttgtggcacgtgggctcagtagttgtggctcgtgggctgtagagcacaggttcagtagttgtggcgcacaggcttagttgccccgcggcatgtgggatcttgccggaccagggctcaaacccgtgtcccctgcattggcaggcgcattcctaaccactgcgccactaggggagtctgggattttttttttaagggagttttattttgattatgaagattttaaaaattaagatatagtctaatacaaaataaacacagaaatatcACCCGGAAAGTTTTCCTCACCCCACCTTCCCTGGGCATGGGGAAGGATGGTGTAGGAGAGAGCCTACCAGGTTCACCCTGAGACCCGGGCCATGGTGTGCGTTTTTCAAAGCCACGTTTCCCCAGCTGTCAAGCAGGAAGCGTAGTTGCATCTGTCTTGGGGTcgatgtaagaattaaatgagtaaaCAATATGTAATACTTAGGAGGTGCTGGGCACATAGAACATGTCCAATAAAGGTACAGATGTTAATAATTATATGTGTATGGAATCTCCACCGACTTAGGAAATGGGCATGTGCTTTATCTTCTTTGTCTTCCTCTGGACTGTCGCagcatttatttaaccagtcccgtGTCGGTGGACACTTCGTTTGTTCCCAGAGCTACTTTTGTAAACAAAGCTGTACTGACCAAATCTCTTCACGTGTCTGGTCAGTCACTTAGATAAATTACTAGAAGCTGGAGTAAGAGGAATGTGAGTGAGAAACTAAAGATCTAGAGTTCCTAAGCGAGGGACATCaagtacaaataaaatacaagaacaTAAAATACCCTGACAGGGACGTTTGTCACTCCATTTCTGCATCAGTGAAAAATCTGGAAACAGCCCCTGGCTGCCACCACCAAATACCTCAGAGTAGAGCACTGGTTGAATACAGTGTGAGCATTCGTACAGTAGAATATTGTGTAGCTACCAAGAATTTGTCAAAGAATGCAGAAGACCCACTgaaggtaaaacagaacaaaaatgagTGTATTCTCCCGCCGGACAGGAGAGCCAAGCAAATTTCACCAGGTAGCctaggagggaaagaaagagggttTCACATGCTAGGAAGGGACAGTTTCACGCTGGTTTGCTAATTAGAGTAAAGCCTGAAACCTTGGTTAGACAAGTACCTGAGTCCCTGAGTCTGTGTGCACGGCTGGTCCCAACGACCCAGTCAGAACCAGCTTGTGGTGAGGACGTGTCAGTCCACACCGCTGACGCCTAGGCAGGGCTGCTGCTGGTGGAAACTTTTACCACGTGCTTTATACGTTCTCACTGATAGGAAATGAACGACCCGTTGTTGGGTGCTAAAGGTAggctataaaatattatatattgtgTGTTTCCGGTTTTCTAATTGTAAAAGAAGTAGGAATATTCCTGTTTAAAGGAAGATGTCTTTGAGGAATATTCACTGGTTTTTGCTGTGaatatttgttttctgaaatttgcAAATACCATgacctttttgcttttgtttaaaattcttattaTGGGAAATTTAATACATGTATAAAATTGAGGAAAATAGTCTCCCAGGTACCcactggagaaaaggaagcccgaGTACAATTCACCCAGCCCCAGCCATTCTCAGCACAACTAATCCAGTGTATGTAGCCCCCTTTCCCGCCCGGtgacacccccaccccctccgccCGATCATTTTGAAGACGTtacatcatttcatctgcaaatacgTCAGTGTATATTTCTAAAAGACGATTTACCAGAGATTTAACAGATTTCTGGGTGCATGGGATTCCAGTTGATAACTTTCTTTCTGCTTGGTGTCTGTGAATCTTTTTACACTGCATAtgttaaggagaaaaatattttttttaacttttcattttgaagtatTTGTAGATTCATAGAAAGTTTGAAGGAAAGTACAAAGCAGTCCTGTGTCCCCTTCTCCCAGCTTCCCCCAGTGACCGCATCTGAAATCACTAGATAACAGCACCCAAACCAAGAGACTGACATCCCTCACCCCTGCCGCTGCTCATCTGTTCCCATTTCTagcattttgtcatttcaaaaatgttatataaacgGAATTATTTGAGATTGGTGGGAAAGTTGTTTGGAGGCAGGCAGGGACATGTGCTTGGCCAGCAGGACAGAGGTGGCCTGTTCCCCTGCCCACTGACTCTGAGCTTTGTCACTCAGAGGGCCAGAAGGGCCCCCTCGCTGTCCCTTTTGCTCTGTGGCCGTGGTTTTCACTCtgttctccctcttccccagctgAAGCAGTTTGAACGGCTGGAGCAGGAGGTGTCACGGCCCATAGACCATGACCTGGCCAACTGGATgccagcccagcccctggccccggGCCGGACGGGCGGCCTGGGGCCCTCGGACCGGCAGCTGCTGCTCTTCTACCTGGAGCAGTGCGAGGCGAACCTGACCACGCTCACCAACGCCGTGGATGCCTTCTTCACCGCCGTGGCCACCAACCAGCCCCCCAAAATCTTCGTGGCACACAGCAAGTTTGTCATCCTCAGCGCCCACAAGCTGGTATTCATCGGGGACACACTGTCACGGCAGGCTAAGGCGGCCGACGTCCGCAGCCAGGTGACCCACTACAGcaacctgctgtgtgacctcctGCGCGGCATCGTGGCCACCACCAAGGCCGCTGCCCTCCAGTACCCGTCGCCTGCCGCCGCCCAGGACATGGTGGACAGGGTCAAGGAGCTGGGCCACAGCACCCAGCAGTTCCGCCGGGTCCTGGGCCAGCTGGCAGCTGCCTGAGAGCCGTCAGCCAGAGGGACGGAGGGCAAGGGGAGGAGGGTGGCGATGGGCCCCAAAGAGCCACTGTGCCGTGGGCGTGGGGACAGGCGACCCCAGCTCCACCCGGGCCTGGTGCCCCAGACTGTACAGGGAGTTGTGTATATTTATGGCGGGGCAGGATGTGGGACGGTGCCTCCTCAAAGGAGCCCGAGCAGAGCTGGGCCCCGGACCCAGGCCAGGAGTGGCTGGCCGTCCCTCCTGAGCGTGCTGAGGGCCCGGGGGGGGCCCAACattcggggctgggctgggggctcgCAGACCGCTTGACCCACATGGCCTCAGGTGACCCCTCGGGCTGACCATGAGGGTGCCGTGTCCCCCTGGCAGGGCAAGCGTGGCTGTGGTGTATTCTCTCTGCACCAGGAGAAAACCctaaaaaactatttttcattATTGATTTTCCAATCATTTGACTAATAgtctacatttaaataaaattaaaaaaatgaaaagcattctCCTGAGGTGTGAGAGGCAAGAGGACCTGTGAGCGGGAGGGCAGGTGTTTGCCAGTCTGGATGCCACAGGTGGAGTCACGTGTTGGCGAGATCTGTGGCGAGGCTGTAGGCAGCGCCTCGGGAGGGTGAGGAGAAGGTGGGTCCCTTCAGCAGAAAAGGAAGGCTTGGGGAAGCGGGGCTGGGCCGGGAGCTGAGGTGGGGGAGCCTGGGCAGCTGGAGTGAGGCTGAAGAGCGGCCGTCAGAATCCAGGGCTTGAGGCCAGAAAGGCTCAGCGTGAGCACAGTGGCCAAGGGCGCAGCCGTCGCCGAGGTTCGATGAAAATCCAGCATGGTCCCTGGGCAGGCGGCCGAGGCGAAGGCAGATGCAGGGTGATGTGCGGGTGGGAGCAGCTCCAGGAGCCAGTGAGCCCTGCTCGGGCCCCTGCGTCCCGAGGCAGAGGGCGCCCCGCTGGGGGCACCGCTGGGAGAGACACTGTTCCACGCAGAGAAACTTGCTTTCACAGGCCTTATCTAGAACGTAGCTCGTGGAAGGAAGCTCTTAATTTCAGCTTGTGGAACTTCTCCACAAGTGTCCATTTGAATTACACAAGGACTTGGACTCCCAGTTGGGAGGTAGGGGACAGGAGGGGCCCTCACCCTGGGTCAGTGGTCCCCTTTCCGGCAGTCGGGGGTATGTCTGGCAGCCCAAGTAAGGTGAGGGCTCTGGGGACCAGCGGTCCTGCTCCGAGCTCTCACCATTCTGTGTGTGAACTTGAGTCTCATTTCCCCCATCTCTGTGAAGAAGGGGATAGGGCTGGGTATCTGCCAGCTCTCTCCGCTCTGAGCTCCAGAGGGGACCTCAGTGAAGGCAGCCATCCTCCCGCCCCGGCGAAGGCACAGAAGTGAAGATGCGAGCAGTTTTATTTGGGTTTTACACACgtgggggctggggcggggcagAGGCTCAGTTGGCCTCCAGAACTTCGAGAACCCAGGGAATAAACTTGGTGACCCGGGTGTACACGCCTGGAGAGAACGGGCCACACCGGCCGCTGCCCCAGGACACGATGCCCACCAGGGTCCAGGCTCCATCCTTCTGGCAGACCAGGGGGCCACCGGAGTCGCCCTGCAGGAGGAGATAGGACTTGTATTCAAGCCTGAAAGGGAGTACCAGGGCCCTGGTGTGCCCTGACCTGGCAAGTCCAGGGGTGCAGACAAAGCACAAGTGGGGGCCCAGTGGTTGTGCACAAGAGACTCAGATCTGCTCAGatggcagccccagccctgccacctaCTCCTGGAGGGCCTGGGGCAGGTGGCTTATCCTCTCAGCCTCCCCATCAGCTGTAAAACAGGCTGAAGCGTCCAGCTCGTGGGGTTGGTGTGAGATTAAATACGCCTGGGAAGCCCCACACCACACCTGGCCAGAGCCGGCCCTCACCAGGGGCGTCTGGTCCAGCCCTTCACTGGGGCACTGGGCAGGGCATGAAGTTAGGTCATGGCAGAGAGGAGTGGGCCTCCTGGCCTGGCCAGGGGAGGCACGGGCAGTGAGGGCGGGCAGGGTGGCGGAGCCAGGCCGTACCATGCAGGAGGAGATGCCGCTGGCGCCCGCACAGATCATCACGTCGGTGATCTTGCTGCCCCAGTACTTCCTGCAGTCGGCGTTGGACACGATGGGCAGGGTCGCCTGCTGCAGCTTGTCGGGGGTCTTGAGAGCTGGAAGGACAGAGGGCGTGGGGTCAGGGCCCCTCATGCAACCAGCCCGCCCCTGGGGAGAAGAGACCAGGGGCCGCCTGAGCCCCGCCCTCCCCCTGCAAGGTCCCAGTCTTCCTCCATCGTGATGATCGTGGACACCGAGCTTCGAACCTTCCCTGACACCTTCAGGGAGTCTGGGACGCAGCTCCTCTGCGATTCCACACCAGGCAGCGGGGACTGTGCTTCCAGCAGCTGCTGCAACAGGTCCTGCCTCGGAGCCCCGTGCGCCCTGGGCCCTGGCGGCCACTGTGTATGGGTGGAGGGGCCGTCCTTCCCCCCCAGGGAAGGGGATGCACATCCTTCTGACCGGGGACACCGGAAGGGACCCCCGAGGGAGCacctccctcctgctgcccttTCCCGGCTGCTTCTGTCCTGTTACGGGACCAGCCGGGGGCCGTGGCCGGGGCAGAAGAACTCAGGACACCGAGGAAGAACCTGCGGATGGAGCAGTGctgggggggcggtggggggccgGTGGGGGGCACCTGGGCGCTCAGGCCCGAACCCGACCAGGACACTGGACTCCGGGCCCAGACTTCAGGGGCGCTGGACGCACCGCCCTCCTCAGTCTGGAGGGAAATCCGGGCTGTCCCTCTCCTTGCAGGTGAGAGGGGGCGAGACTTGCTGGTACTTAGGTGTTTCTTCAGAAACTGTTTACGTATATATTATTAACCCTCATTTTTATTCATGTTTGGTAGGGTTTTCATTAAGAGGGTTTTAAGTAAAGAAATGGAAGATTTATTGACTTGCAATTTATGATTGTGTTTGGAATTTAGACCAAAATACAGAATGAGTCTCACTCCTGAAAAGTCCTCAGGGCACTCACCGTTGTACCGGGTCTTGCCCCAGCCCGTGGTGGTGCACAGGGAGCCCGCAGGGAAGCTGGCGTTGGCGCTGGGCAGGCACACGGCGGACACGGTCCTGGAGAGGCTCACGGGCGTGGCCAGCTTCAGCAGGGCGATGTCGTTTTGGACCGTGCGCAGGTCCCACAGGGGGTGTTCAAAGACCTGTGTGGAAAGGGTGGGGGCTCGGTGGGCCACAGAGGGAGGACTTGGGAGATTTTAGGGACACACAGACCTGCAGACTGGGAGGGGCCGGCGGTGCTAAAGGGGCAGAGTGTTGAGAAGGGAACCCAGATGAGGCTGAACAGACCAAATCTCTGGGGTGCTGGGGAGATGGCATGTGACGTATTTTGCGTTTTTCTACAATGAGCAAAGCTTATAATCAGAAACAACCTTCAGTGTTTGTAAAGGAGCTTTATTAcgtgggaaagagaagagagctcaGACTGGAGGGGTGCCAGTGGGGTGAGGCCTGAGCCGCCGGCCGGGGTCGTCTGCCCACTGCCCCCCTGCCCTCCTTTTCCTTTGTGCCCCAGGGGCCCACCCTCCTGGCTGCCCGCCCGGCCGGCCGTACCTCAGCGATCCTGAGCACCTGAACAGCCTCCTCCTCGGAGCCGTGATCAGATACCCCGGCCACCACGAGGTGACTCTTCCTGGAGAGAAAGGAGGTGGCAGACGGAGCTCAGGCTCACGGCCACCTCCTCAGAGGAGCGCCCGGAGAGCGTGCCAGGCAGGGTGAGCCCCGGCTGGGCCACTGAATCGCGTGGTGaccttggagcctcagtttccccatctgtacagtgAAGGCAGAGGCCCAGGCCAGCTGCCCCGGACCAAGctggggtctggggaggtggggcgCTAGGGCTGGGGTTTTCTGCTGACTGGCTCTGCCTGCAGCCTGGGGACAGAGCAGCTTCTGCCAGACTGTTTCCCACTCGCTGGCAGCGCCCGGTTGGGGTTAGGGGCGAGGGTGGTCTCTTCAGGCAGGTGAGGTGGGGGCCCCTTctgccccagcccaggcctcacCTGACCCCGCAGTGGGCGGCGGTGACCACCCAGTCCGCACTGATGAGGGAGCCCCCGCAGAAGTGGAAGCCGGAGCTAGTCTGCGGAGACGGGGGGAGGGAGAGTCAGCCTTGCCTCTCCTGCCTGAGCCCTCCCTGTCTAACCTGCCCCTCCCCAGACTCCCCCTCACCTGCAGGGACACCTGCCAGGGCCAGGAGCCGGGGACAGCGTCCTCCCCGTTGACGATCCTGGACAGGCCGCTCAGCACAGGGTCGATGGTGGGGACCCCGCAGCCTGAGGGACAAGGACAGTGCGGCTGGTCAGTGGGTGGTGCCCCAAGGGGGTCAGGGGAAGACTCAGCACTTCCAGGCCTCTGTGGCACCCTGGCACTCAGAGTTTTGTCCGCTGCAAGGAATTCAGCCCCCCACCGGTCCAGCTGACAGCTGCCCTTAGAAGGTGCCCTTGTGGACGGTCCCCGAGGCTGAGGGTATCTGGAGTCGGGgcccaggctccccagcctgctctgtgccctgaggggagtgtccatgccactctgagCCCAGGATTCTGTCCTGGGGGCTGGGATGTCCTGCTTGAGTCCTGGGGGTTCTCATGGCCTCTGAGTCTGCAGGGGGAGCAGGTTTGGGTGAGGTTGTTACCCCAGTTGGGGGGGCACACACGCAGGAGGCTGTCCAGATCCCGAGGGTGGAGGTGCAGggcaagatggatggacctgggGGACGTTCTCGAGGCAGCATTCACACAGCTTGGTGGCACGTTTGGAGGGTGGAGGAGCCCAGACCACCCCAGCTTCTGAGTGAATGGAGGAGACCAAATTAGGCAGGGCCCACGGGACCTCCAGGCAGCGGAGGGCGCTCCAGGAGCGCCCAGTGGAGGAGTGGGGGGCTGGGCAGAGCAGCCCAAGGAGGCTCAGGGGGCAGCTGCAGGGGCAGGTGGCAGGGGTGTTAGAGGTACGAGGACTAGGGCCCTCCTGTTCCCTGCCTCTGGGTGGGGGGGTCAGGGGGTGGGCGAGGCTCGGCCTGGGGCTGCCGGGCCTGCCTGAGCCTCGCGCTTACCGAAGCTGCTGCCAAAGAGGAAGAAGCCAAGGACAACCCAGAGAAGGGCCATGGCGCGCGACTCAGCAGGTGAGATGGGGCCTGCCCGAGGGACCGCCCAATATATTCCCTCAAGCCTCCAATCTTAGCCTGCCTCGCCATCCCCTCCTTATCATGAGACCTTGGGCTGAGAAGCACCTGGCTCAGCGCGGGCCTGAGCCCTTGGGGGCCACTCCTGGGAAGGTTTCCTGGAATCACAGGTGTGTGGGCAGGCCCCGGGCACACAGAGCCGGGGGCAGATGGTGAGGACCCCGAAGTTGGAGGTGGGAGCATGAGGTGAGAGGTGGGGGTCACGGTCCCCCTTTATCTGCCTGTGCCCTTCCTGGCCACTCTTGGGAGGTGGACTAAGGAGGGGCCCTCCTGGACACCCCCGGACACCTGGCTCAGTGAAGGTCCAAATTCAGGAGCAGAGTGGACTCCCAGAAGCCCCAAAACAGGTCACAGACACCATCAGCACGTCTTCCGCTGGTTTATTGAGGCTTTGTGGAAGCAAGGTcagcagggaggccagggtgAAGCCTGGCCGTCAGTTGGCTGCCAGGATGTGCTGCACCCAGGGGATGAGTTCAGTGACGCGGGCATACACGCCGGGGCTGGCGGTGGAGCAGGTGCTGCTGCCCCAGGACACGATGCCCACCAGGGTCCAGGCTCCATCCTTCTGGCAGACCAGGGGGCCACCAGAGTCGCCCTGCAggacagggaggagggggctTGGGTCTGGCAGCCCAGGTGGCCTGGCCCAGAGGCCACTGAACGTTGTTCCCAGAGCCCAGTCCCAGGCCTGATAGCCAGTAGAAGCTCAGAACATGCATATGAGAAGGATTATGAAAGAAACTTCAGCAGCTCCTGTGGTTTGTGCCCCTGGAAGTCTGGGCTACCCCCTGGGGTGGGGTCCTATAACAGAGGCTCAATAGAGCAGGTTTCACTGATAGGAGGAAAGCATGGGTGGTGCTGGCCGTGGGGCTACTGTGAGGGAGGAAGGGCTGCCAGACCCCTTCTGGAGCCCTTTTGGGCCACCATGCTCTGCTGCccaggctgtgcactgcacaatTCCAGGAGGTGCCATTACTCAGACTTTGATATTAGTGGAATCTTGCAATATGGCAGCTCTGAGACCAGAGCCCCTTGCTCTGGTACCTCTCTGCTGAGGTCACTGATGACCCTGCAGGAGCGCTGTCTTCCCAACTACTCAGGCATTCctgagtgagagagggagagagtggcagGCCCTAGAAAGAGGTCTGCCTGCtacttccatttcttctctctttgcccAAGCCCTTGGCCTGGGCTTTGGCCTGAACCCACCCCaggctgggagggaagggagcCTAGGAGACCATACCATGCAGGAGGACACGCCGCTGGCGCCGGCGCAGACCATGCTCTTGGTGATCTTGCTGCCCCAGTATTTCTTGCAGTCGGTGTTGGACAG contains the following coding sequences:
- the BCAR1 gene encoding breast cancer anti-estrogen resistance protein 1 isoform X3 — translated: MSVPNVLAKALYDNVAESPDELSFRKGDIMTVLERDTQGLDGWWLCSLHGRQGIVPGNRLKILVGMHDKKPVGPGPGPPASSALPQPSLHPPAAQYTPMLPATYQPQPDSVYLVPTPSKTQQGLYQAPGPSPQFQSPPAKQTATFSKQMPHHPFPSPAPDLYQVPPGPGSPAQDIYQVPPSAGIGHDIYQVPPSMDARSWEGTKPPAKVAVSTRVGQGYVFEAPQPEQDEYDIPRHLLAAGPQDIYDVPPVRGLLPSQYGQEVYDTPPMAVKGPNGRDPSLDVYDVPPSVEKGLPPSSHHAVYDVPPSVSKDVPDGPLLREETYDVPPAFAKAKPFDPTRHPLVLAAPPPDSPPAEDVYDVPPPAPDLYDVPPGLRRPGPGTLYDVPRERVLPPEAANGSVADDGVYAVPPPAEREAPADTKRLSASSTGSTRSSQSASSLEAAVPGREPLELEVAVEALARLQQGVSATVAHLLDLAGSAGGCGGWRSTSEPQEPPAQDLRAAVAAVHGAVHELLEFARSAVGNAAHTSDRTLHAKLSRQLQKMEDVYQTLVAHGQALDSSRGGLGATPEDLDRLVACSRAVPEDVKQLASFLHGNASLLFRRTKASVPGPEGGGPLHLNPIDKASSIQSRPLPSPPKFTSQDSPDGQYENSEGGWMEDYDYVHLQGKEEFEKTQKELLEKGNIMRQGKGQLELQQLKQFERLEQEVSRPIDHDLANWMPAQPLAPGRTGGLGPSDRQLLLFYLEQCEANLTTLTNAVDAFFTAVATNQPPKIFVAHSKFVILSAHKLVFIGDTLSRQAKAADVRSQVTHYSNLLCDLLRGIVATTKAAALQYPSPAAAQDMVDRVKELGHSTQQFRRVLGQLAAA
- the BCAR1 gene encoding breast cancer anti-estrogen resistance protein 1 isoform X4, producing the protein MTVLERDTQGLDGWWLCSLHGRQGIVPGNRLKILVGMHDKKPVGPGPGPPASSALPQPSLHPPAAQYTPMLPATYQPQPDSVYLVPTPSKTQQGLYQAPGPSPQFQSPPAKQTATFSKQMPHHPFPSPAPDLYQVPPGPGSPAQDIYQVPPSAGIGHDIYQVPPSMDARSWEGTKPPAKVAVSTRVGQGYVFEAPQPEQDEYDIPRHLLAAGPQDIYDVPPVRGLLPSQYGQEVYDTPPMAVKGPNGRDPSLDVYDVPPSVEKGLPPSSHHAVYDVPPSVSKDVPDGPLLREETYDVPPAFAKAKPFDPTRHPLVLAAPPPDSPPAEDVYDVPPPAPDLYDVPPGLRRPGPGTLYDVPRERVLPPEAANGSVADDGVYAVPPPAEREAPADTKRLSASSTGSTRSSQSASSLEAAVPGREPLELEVAVEALARLQQGVSATVAHLLDLAGSAGGCGGWRSTSEPQEPPAQDLRAAVAAVHGAVHELLEFARSAVGNAAHTSDRTLHAKLSRQLQKMEDVYQTLVAHGQALDSSRGGLGATPEDLDRLVACSRAVPEDVKQLASFLHGNASLLFRRTKASVPGPEGGGPLHLNPIDKASSIQSRPLPSPPKFTSQDSPDGQYENSEGGWMEDYDYVHLQGKEEFEKTQKELLEKGNIMRQGKGQLELQQLKQFERLEQEVSRPIDHDLANWMPAQPLAPGRTGGLGPSDRQLLLFYLEQCEANLTTLTNAVDAFFTAVATNQPPKIFVAHSKFVILSAHKLVFIGDTLSRQAKAADVRSQVTHYSNLLCDLLRGIVATTKAAALQYPSPAAAQDMVDRVKELGHSTQQFRRVLGQLAAA
- the BCAR1 gene encoding breast cancer anti-estrogen resistance protein 1 isoform X2, with product MGARDRACREPGWARRPWRRWRAGRDGTGSVRRRRRRQRQWPARWLKRPDQDPGGFGALGNPRARGAGSSLSALRGAGAPGRPDTMNYLNVLAKALYDNVAESPDELSFRKGDIMTVLERDTQGLDGWWLCSLHGRQGIVPGNRLKILVGMHDKKPVGPGPGPPASSALPQPSLHPPAAQYTPMLPATYQPQPDSVYLVPTPSKTQQGLYQAPGPSPQFQSPPAKQTATFSKQMPHHPFPSPAPDLYQVPPGPGSPAQDIYQVPPSAGIGHDIYQVPPSMDARSWEGTKPPAKVAVSTRVGQGYVFEAPQPEQDEYDIPRHLLAAGPQDIYDVPPVRGLLPSQYGQEVYDTPPMAVKGPNGRDPSLDVYDVPPSVEKGLPPSSHHAVYDVPPSVSKDVPDGPLLREETYDVPPAFAKAKPFDPTRHPLVLAAPPPDSPPAEDVYDVPPPAPDLYDVPPGLRRPGPGTLYDVPRERVLPPEAANGSVADDGVYAVPPPAEREAPADTKRLSASSTGSTRSSQSASSLEAAVPGREPLELEVAVEALARLQQGVSATVAHLLDLAGSAGGCGGWRSTSEPQEPPAQDLRAAVAAVHGAVHELLEFARSAVGNAAHTSDRTLHAKLSRQLQKMEDVYQTLVAHGQALDSSRGGLGATPEDLDRLVACSRAVPEDVKQLASFLHGNASLLFRRTKASVPGPEGGGPLHLNPIDKASSIQSRPLPSPPKFTSQDSPDGQYENSEGGWMEDYDYVHLQLKQFERLEQEVSRPIDHDLANWMPAQPLAPGRTGGLGPSDRQLLLFYLEQCEANLTTLTNAVDAFFTAVATNQPPKIFVAHSKFVILSAHKLVFIGDTLSRQAKAADVRSQVTHYSNLLCDLLRGIVATTKAAALQYPSPAAAQDMVDRVKELGHSTQQFRRVLGQLAAA